One Synechococcus sp. MU1617 DNA window includes the following coding sequences:
- a CDS encoding peptidylprolyl isomerase: protein MTKALMDTEVGLIELELFEADAPNTVANFVKLAKEGFYDGLSFHRVIPGFMAQGGCPNSREGARGMAGTGGPGYQIDCEINQQKHQAGTLAMAHAGRNTGGSQFYICHEGQPHLDGVHTVFGHTGNMDVVLKLANGSKINKVTIQEG from the coding sequence ATGACCAAGGCCTTGATGGACACTGAAGTAGGCCTGATCGAGCTCGAGCTGTTCGAAGCCGATGCCCCGAACACCGTCGCCAACTTCGTGAAGCTGGCCAAGGAAGGCTTCTATGACGGTCTTTCCTTTCACCGCGTCATCCCCGGCTTCATGGCCCAGGGGGGATGCCCTAATAGCCGTGAAGGCGCCCGCGGCATGGCTGGTACCGGAGGCCCCGGCTATCAGATCGATTGCGAGATCAACCAGCAGAAGCACCAGGCCGGCACCCTGGCCATGGCCCACGCCGGTCGCAACACCGGTGGCTCGCAGTTCTACATCTGCCATGAGGGCCAGCCCCACCTCGATGGTGTGCACACCGTGTTCGGTCACACCGGCAACATGGATGTGGTGCTGAAGCTCGCCAACGGTTCCAAGATCAACAAAGTGACGATCCAGGAAGGCTGA
- the ribBA gene encoding bifunctional 3,4-dihydroxy-2-butanone-4-phosphate synthase/GTP cyclohydrolase II, translating to MAFDAISDALAAIRNGECVVVVDDEQRENEGDLICAAQFATPEAINFMATEARGLICLAMEGQRLDELDLPLMVDRNTDANETAFTVSIDAGIEHGVTTGISAEDRAATIQVALNPATRPAELRRPGHIFPLRARPGGVLKRAGHTEAAVDLAQLAGLSPSGVICEIQNSNGSMARLPELRSYADRWGLKLISIADLIRYRLENERFVRRMAQAQLPSRFGSFQAVGYRNELDGSEHVALIKGEPNALREPVLVRMHSECLTGDAFGSLRCDCRPQLEAALRQIEAAGEGVVVYLRQEGRGIGLINKLKAYSLQEAGLDTVEANERLGFPADLRNYGVGAQILSDLGIHRLRLLTNNPRKIAGLGGYGLQVEERVPLVMDPGAHNADYLAAKREKLGHLFESESPCVVLALAVNVGPESWPTIRQEVEAIAQRQGFSLEALHEPRLLALWDRPQFVWKLIPDGADAAPLLKNLAALAATERVGLMRVPTERMALHPPQTLERVEYQLNELINLGSDGLLENGPSLLHWTRS from the coding sequence ATCGCGTTCGATGCCATCAGCGACGCCCTTGCGGCGATCCGTAATGGGGAGTGCGTTGTCGTGGTGGACGACGAACAACGGGAGAACGAGGGGGATCTGATCTGCGCGGCCCAGTTCGCCACCCCGGAAGCAATCAACTTCATGGCCACCGAGGCACGGGGCCTGATCTGTCTCGCCATGGAGGGGCAGCGGCTGGACGAACTGGATCTGCCGCTGATGGTGGACCGCAACACCGATGCCAACGAAACGGCCTTCACCGTGAGCATCGATGCCGGCATCGAGCATGGGGTGACCACAGGCATCTCCGCCGAAGACCGCGCTGCCACGATTCAGGTGGCCCTTAATCCAGCCACACGGCCAGCGGAACTGCGCCGCCCCGGGCACATCTTTCCCCTGCGCGCCCGACCGGGCGGCGTGCTCAAACGGGCCGGTCACACCGAAGCCGCCGTGGATCTGGCTCAGCTGGCGGGCCTCAGCCCCTCCGGAGTGATCTGTGAAATCCAGAACAGCAATGGCTCCATGGCTCGCTTGCCGGAGCTGCGCAGCTACGCCGATCGCTGGGGGTTGAAGCTAATCAGCATTGCTGACCTGATCCGCTACCGGCTGGAGAACGAGCGCTTCGTCCGCCGCATGGCTCAGGCCCAGTTGCCCAGCCGCTTCGGCAGCTTTCAGGCGGTGGGATACCGCAACGAACTGGATGGCTCCGAACACGTTGCCCTGATCAAGGGCGAGCCCAATGCCCTGCGGGAACCCGTGCTGGTGCGCATGCATTCCGAATGCCTCACTGGGGATGCCTTCGGCTCACTGCGCTGCGACTGCCGGCCCCAGCTGGAGGCGGCCCTGCGCCAGATCGAGGCGGCAGGCGAGGGTGTGGTCGTCTACCTGCGCCAGGAAGGTCGGGGCATCGGCCTGATCAACAAACTGAAGGCCTACAGCCTCCAGGAAGCGGGGCTCGACACTGTTGAAGCCAATGAGCGGCTCGGCTTCCCGGCTGATCTGCGCAACTACGGCGTTGGCGCGCAGATCCTCTCCGACCTCGGCATCCACCGGCTGCGGCTGCTCACCAACAACCCTCGCAAGATCGCCGGCCTCGGCGGCTATGGCCTGCAGGTGGAGGAGCGGGTGCCGCTGGTGATGGACCCCGGCGCCCACAACGCCGACTATCTAGCAGCCAAGCGAGAGAAGCTCGGGCATCTGTTCGAATCTGAGAGTCCCTGCGTGGTGCTGGCCCTTGCGGTGAATGTGGGCCCGGAAAGCTGGCCCACCATTCGCCAGGAAGTGGAAGCCATCGCCCAACGCCAGGGCTTCAGCCTCGAGGCCCTGCATGAACCACGCCTATTAGCGCTTTGGGATCGACCGCAATTTGTCTGGAAGTTGATTCCCGACGGTGCTGATGCAGCCCCCCTTCTCAAGAACCTGGCGGCCCTAGCAGCGACCGAACGTGTGGGTCTGATGCGCGTTCCTACAGAACGGATGGCCCTGCACCCGCCCCAGACCCTCGAACGGGTGGAGTATCAACTCAATGAGTTGATCAACTTGGGCAGTGACGGACTGCTGGAAAACGGCCCGTCACTGCTGCACTGGACCCGGAGCTGA
- the argC gene encoding N-acetyl-gamma-glutamyl-phosphate reductase — translation MATVQGGRVAVIGASGYGGLQTIRLLQGHPGLSVSFLGGERSAGQRWSSVCSFLPLPDDPTVESADPDRIAACSDFAVLSLPNGLACQLAPQLLERGVRVVDLSADFRYRSLEQWLKVYAKEAGSLNRQDAELCSSAVYGLPEWNGPAIADAKLVAAPGCFPTASLLPLLPFLKQGLIEASGIIIDAKTGTSGGGRVPKEAMLLAEASESIAPYGVIGHRHTSEIEQMAMEVAGQEVRLQFTPHLVPMVRGLLSTVYARLRDPGLTAEDCTTVLDAIYRHHPCVEVLPVGTYPATKWARHTNRALLSVQVDNRTGQLVLMSAIDNLIKGQAGQGVQCLNLMAGLAPQTGLPLQPFYP, via the coding sequence ATGGCAACGGTGCAGGGCGGACGGGTTGCTGTGATCGGCGCCTCCGGCTACGGCGGCCTGCAGACCATCCGTCTGCTTCAGGGCCACCCTGGACTTTCCGTCAGCTTTCTGGGTGGTGAACGCAGTGCTGGTCAACGCTGGAGCTCTGTCTGTTCCTTCCTGCCCCTGCCGGACGACCCAACGGTGGAATCGGCGGATCCGGATCGAATTGCGGCCTGCTCCGATTTCGCAGTACTGAGCCTCCCCAACGGCCTGGCTTGTCAGTTGGCACCACAACTGCTGGAGCGGGGTGTGCGGGTGGTGGATCTCTCCGCCGACTTCCGCTACCGCTCTCTGGAGCAGTGGCTGAAGGTTTACGCCAAGGAGGCTGGCTCCCTCAACCGTCAGGACGCTGAGCTCTGCAGCAGTGCCGTCTACGGCCTGCCGGAATGGAACGGCCCCGCCATCGCTGACGCGAAGCTTGTTGCAGCTCCCGGTTGCTTCCCCACCGCCAGCCTGCTGCCTCTGCTGCCGTTCCTTAAGCAGGGTCTGATCGAGGCGAGCGGCATCATCATTGATGCCAAGACAGGCACGTCCGGCGGGGGTCGGGTGCCGAAGGAGGCGATGCTGCTGGCGGAGGCCTCGGAATCCATCGCGCCCTACGGCGTTATCGGCCATCGCCACACCTCTGAGATCGAGCAGATGGCGATGGAGGTGGCTGGCCAGGAGGTGCGGCTTCAGTTCACGCCACACCTGGTGCCGATGGTGCGTGGTCTGCTCTCCACGGTTTATGCCCGCCTGCGCGACCCCGGACTCACCGCCGAGGATTGCACCACGGTTCTGGATGCGATCTACCGCCACCACCCCTGTGTTGAAGTGCTGCCGGTGGGCACCTACCCCGCCACCAAGTGGGCGCGCCACACGAACCGTGCCCTGCTGTCGGTTCAGGTGGACAACCGCACGGGCCAGCTGGTGTTGATGAGTGCCATCGACAACCTGATCAAGGGCCAGGCCGGGCAGGGCGTGCAGTGCCTCAACCTGATGGCGGGTCTCGCCCCGCAGACGGGGCTGCCTTTGCAGCCGTTCTATCCCTGA
- the purN gene encoding phosphoribosylglycinamide formyltransferase — translation MASGNGSNFEALAQAIQAGNLNARIQRLVVNNPGCGAQQRAERLGIPVSVLDHRLIKDRRELDGELVRLFRADQVELVVMAGWMRIVTDVLVSGYSERLINIHPSLLPSFRGLDAIGQALKAGVKITGCTVHIVTEELDAGPILAQAAVPVLEEDDHARLAKRIQEQEHLLLPRALAGLKPTWRQG, via the coding sequence ATGGCATCCGGAAACGGCAGCAACTTCGAGGCCCTGGCCCAGGCGATTCAGGCGGGGAACCTCAACGCGCGGATCCAGAGGCTGGTGGTGAACAATCCGGGCTGTGGTGCCCAGCAGCGTGCGGAGCGTCTCGGCATTCCCGTATCGGTGCTCGACCATCGCCTGATCAAGGACCGGCGCGAGCTGGACGGCGAATTGGTGCGCCTGTTTCGTGCCGACCAGGTGGAGCTGGTGGTGATGGCGGGGTGGATGCGGATCGTCACCGATGTGTTGGTCAGCGGCTATTCCGAACGGCTGATCAACATTCACCCCTCATTGCTGCCCAGCTTCCGTGGCCTGGACGCCATCGGGCAGGCCCTGAAGGCCGGGGTGAAGATCACCGGCTGCACGGTGCACATCGTCACCGAGGAGCTGGATGCCGGACCGATCTTGGCCCAGGCCGCCGTTCCCGTCCTCGAAGAAGATGACCACGCCAGGCTCGCCAAACGCATTCAGGAGCAGGAACATCTGCTCCTGCCTAGGGCCCTGGCTGGCCTGAAGCCAACCTGGCGTCAGGGATAG
- a CDS encoding DUF1257 domain-containing protein, whose translation MSHLSILPTVFTDLERLVQALCDEGFTVERTTELQGFADDSHAVDVLAFQGSAMPLGWTQRENGTIVMHGDIQRISRQPGLEQRLQRVTRRYALLHAIDQVHLGDMGSADLILQTH comes from the coding sequence ATGTCCCATCTCTCCATCCTGCCGACTGTCTTCACCGACCTCGAGCGTCTGGTTCAGGCCCTTTGTGATGAGGGCTTCACGGTGGAGCGAACGACCGAATTGCAGGGATTCGCGGACGACTCCCACGCCGTTGATGTGCTGGCGTTTCAGGGCTCTGCCATGCCCCTGGGCTGGACCCAGCGAGAGAACGGAACGATCGTGATGCATGGCGATATCCAGCGAATCAGCCGCCAGCCGGGACTTGAACAGCGCTTGCAGCGGGTGACCCGCCGCTACGCCCTGCTCCATGCCATCGACCAAGTGCACCTCGGTGACATGGGTTCGGCCGACCTGATTCTGCAGACCCACTGA
- a CDS encoding PDZ domain-containing protein, with amino-acid sequence MFEPVQIRLDLSHPQTQTIAVSIQWTPQTQRQIFRLPVWTPGSYTVRDHAQHLHSLQLHANGEELPLRRIAPHQWLCDLPDLSPLTLNYQLEARDLTVRTGLLDPDFASLCLAALAMEIDGCRWSPHHVAVTAPQHWSVHLPLEASAQGWVAADFDALVDSPLHAGPFQAEPFTVEGKNHELLLIGTPPMGWPPSFISDIEKVCSATCRLLGTPPPAGDRYQLVLQLLDQGYGGLEHDHSAVLQFSWAALAKPKGYRQLLQLIGHEYLHQWNVRRLRPVELRPYDYGQAVITEGLWFAEGITSYFDLSLPLLAGCSDRPTLLKDLGEELSSVLMSPGCSIQSLAASAREAWIKLYKATPASRDSQISYYRLGAAVAFCLDVRLRQRGHSMAAILRELWHGPGRQARGYSRDDIKAALARWDADLAADLDQWLDQPEALPLLDCVEALGLRMDPVPLKHPDHGLTLKDADGAALIQRVRRDSPGQGAGLVVGDELLAINGYRVRRSGDLSVLLEKQESVRVTYSRRSLLKETQLSPGTGVDHWVLDWDPGCTREQRQLRDRWFEIV; translated from the coding sequence GTGTTCGAACCGGTTCAGATCCGGCTCGATCTGAGCCATCCCCAAACCCAGACCATCGCTGTGTCCATCCAGTGGACACCGCAGACCCAACGCCAGATCTTCCGACTGCCGGTGTGGACGCCGGGGTCGTACACGGTGCGTGATCATGCCCAGCACCTGCATAGCCTGCAGCTGCATGCCAACGGTGAGGAGCTCCCGCTACGTCGGATAGCGCCGCACCAATGGCTCTGCGATCTGCCGGATCTCAGCCCGCTCACGCTCAACTATCAGCTTGAGGCCCGAGATCTGACCGTCCGCACCGGGTTGCTGGATCCCGATTTCGCATCGCTCTGCCTTGCCGCTTTGGCGATGGAGATCGACGGCTGCCGCTGGTCGCCGCACCATGTTGCCGTCACGGCTCCGCAGCACTGGAGTGTGCATCTGCCGCTGGAGGCCAGTGCTCAGGGCTGGGTGGCTGCCGATTTCGATGCTCTCGTGGACAGCCCGCTGCATGCGGGGCCCTTTCAGGCGGAACCCTTCACAGTGGAGGGCAAGAACCATGAGCTGCTGCTAATCGGCACGCCGCCGATGGGTTGGCCGCCGAGCTTCATCAGCGACATCGAGAAGGTTTGCAGTGCAACCTGTCGCTTGCTGGGAACGCCACCTCCGGCGGGGGATCGGTACCAGCTGGTTCTGCAACTGCTCGATCAGGGCTATGGCGGCCTAGAACACGATCACAGTGCTGTGCTCCAGTTCAGTTGGGCGGCCCTTGCCAAGCCCAAGGGCTACCGGCAGCTGTTGCAGCTGATCGGCCATGAATACCTGCATCAGTGGAATGTGCGGCGGCTGCGTCCTGTTGAGCTGCGTCCTTACGACTACGGGCAGGCGGTGATCACCGAAGGCCTCTGGTTTGCCGAGGGAATCACCAGCTACTTCGACCTCAGCCTGCCCCTGCTAGCGGGGTGTTCGGATCGGCCGACCCTGCTCAAGGATTTGGGGGAGGAGCTGTCCAGCGTGCTGATGTCACCCGGCTGTTCGATCCAGTCGCTGGCGGCCAGTGCCCGTGAGGCGTGGATCAAGCTTTACAAGGCGACGCCAGCTTCGCGGGACAGCCAGATCAGCTACTACCGCCTTGGTGCTGCAGTGGCCTTCTGCCTGGATGTCCGCCTGCGGCAGCGCGGCCACTCCATGGCCGCGATCCTGCGGGAGTTGTGGCATGGTCCCGGCCGTCAGGCCCGTGGCTACAGCCGTGATGACATCAAGGCCGCCCTGGCTCGATGGGATGCCGATCTTGCGGCGGATCTGGATCAATGGCTGGACCAGCCCGAGGCCCTTCCCCTCCTTGATTGCGTGGAGGCCCTGGGGCTGCGCATGGACCCTGTGCCGCTCAAGCATCCCGACCACGGACTCACCCTCAAGGATGCTGACGGTGCCGCTTTGATTCAGAGGGTGCGCCGGGACAGTCCCGGCCAAGGGGCTGGGCTTGTGGTGGGTGATGAGCTTTTGGCGATTAATGGCTACCGGGTGCGTCGCAGCGGTGACCTTTCAGTTCTGCTTGAGAAGCAGGAGAGTGTGCGCGTCACCTATTCACGACGCAGCCTGCTTAAGGAGACCCAGCTTTCCCCTGGCACCGGTGTGGACCATTGGGTGTTGGATTGGGATCCTGGGTGCACAAGGGAACAACGGCAGTTGCGGGATCGATGGTTCGAGATCGTTTAA
- a CDS encoding N-acetylmuramoyl-L-alanine amidase, whose protein sequence is MVRDRLSRCWSGVWNRVDKNRSLAISVAAAGALALGLTGWVLMDPGELSPVVMERGRQREDNPSSSLPLPPKSRSWRSPLARQCSGVDTTLRSRLNQLEARSSSWRAFVKIDPTNFGDRYDKDAYGRVIDATPRVVVLHETVYSLSSALNTFMTPHPRDEDQVSYHTLVGQDGRVVDLVDPLSRAYGAGYSAFLGEWAITNKKLKGSVNNFALHLSLETPPSGANAYGSHSGYTTQQYDALALVLSGWIRSFNLPPAAITTHRHVDLGGERGDPRSFDWSKLQTRLAALGDLCVT, encoded by the coding sequence ATGGTTCGAGATCGTTTAAGCCGTTGCTGGAGCGGTGTCTGGAACCGCGTTGATAAGAACCGTTCGCTCGCGATCAGCGTTGCTGCAGCGGGGGCTTTGGCTCTGGGACTGACCGGCTGGGTGTTGATGGATCCAGGGGAGCTGTCCCCTGTGGTGATGGAACGCGGTCGCCAACGGGAAGACAATCCCTCCTCATCGTTGCCGTTGCCGCCGAAGTCGCGCTCCTGGCGGTCGCCACTGGCCCGCCAGTGCTCGGGTGTGGACACCACTTTGCGGTCGCGTTTGAACCAGCTCGAAGCCCGCTCGAGTTCCTGGCGGGCCTTCGTGAAGATCGATCCCACCAATTTTGGTGATCGCTATGACAAGGACGCCTACGGCCGCGTGATTGATGCCACGCCGCGGGTGGTGGTGCTGCACGAAACCGTCTATTCGCTGAGCTCCGCCTTGAACACCTTCATGACGCCGCACCCGCGGGATGAAGATCAGGTGAGCTATCACACGTTGGTGGGCCAGGACGGGCGCGTTGTTGATCTGGTGGACCCGTTAAGTCGTGCCTACGGCGCGGGTTACTCCGCCTTTCTGGGGGAGTGGGCGATCACCAACAAGAAGCTCAAGGGCTCCGTTAACAACTTTGCCTTGCACCTGAGCCTGGAAACCCCGCCGTCAGGGGCGAATGCCTATGGCTCTCATTCGGGCTACACCACCCAGCAATACGACGCGTTGGCCTTGGTGTTGTCCGGTTGGATCCGCTCCTTCAATCTGCCGCCGGCGGCGATCACCACCCATCGCCATGTGGATCTGGGCGGAGAACGCGGTGATCCACGCAGTTTTGACTGGTCGAAACTGCAGACGCGACTCGCGGCCCTCGGGGACCTCTGCGTGACCTGA
- a CDS encoding TIGR03643 family protein has translation MTTLPSEDLDRIIEMAWEDRTPFEAIEFQFGLSEPQVIAVMRQQMKASSFKLWRKRVSGRKTKHAATSRSDRFRASCHK, from the coding sequence TTGACAACGCTCCCCAGCGAAGATCTCGATCGGATCATTGAAATGGCCTGGGAAGACCGCACTCCATTTGAGGCGATCGAATTTCAATTCGGACTCTCCGAGCCGCAGGTGATTGCTGTGATGCGGCAACAGATGAAAGCGTCGTCGTTCAAGCTCTGGCGCAAGCGGGTGAGCGGCCGCAAAACCAAACATGCCGCCACCAGCCGCTCCGATCGGTTCCGGGCGAGCTGCCATAAGTGA
- a CDS encoding helicase DnaB: MAEQLRLTTGLLAMAASLFLVGQWSQPVAEVEDQLPVVVEDRLEPTDFTPEELKLLQRRFGVHGPQTQLAQLFTSSVDQLKPLRSSTLNRLRKLKPVILREATAHQVNPMLITAVLFDEIQHSKPGESLPFIAHSGLVKTHGLAQLGIAELIHQKRLSEKPTPEEITWARNQLLDPEMNITLLAAKFQRLKLALGLPDNLMLQASRSYLDAKAIATLTYLHNGKLDYPARVLGYMQDPELHGLIYGGHQPNPDITV, encoded by the coding sequence ATGGCTGAGCAACTGCGATTGACCACTGGGCTACTGGCGATGGCAGCGAGCCTCTTCCTGGTCGGTCAGTGGTCACAGCCGGTGGCTGAGGTTGAGGATCAGTTGCCTGTGGTGGTGGAAGACAGGCTAGAGCCGACCGACTTCACCCCGGAAGAACTGAAGCTGCTCCAAAGGCGCTTCGGGGTGCACGGCCCCCAGACGCAGCTGGCCCAGCTGTTCACAAGCAGCGTCGATCAGCTCAAACCGCTGCGCTCATCAACCTTGAATCGCCTGCGGAAGCTGAAACCGGTGATCCTGCGCGAAGCAACGGCGCATCAGGTGAATCCGATGTTGATCACGGCCGTTCTCTTCGACGAGATCCAGCACTCCAAGCCAGGGGAGAGCCTCCCCTTCATCGCCCACTCCGGCCTGGTGAAGACCCATGGTCTCGCGCAGCTCGGCATTGCTGAGCTGATTCATCAGAAGCGACTTTCCGAGAAACCAACGCCGGAAGAAATCACCTGGGCCCGCAATCAATTGCTGGACCCCGAGATGAACATCACCTTGCTGGCGGCGAAGTTCCAACGGCTGAAGTTGGCCCTGGGCCTACCGGACAACTTGATGCTGCAAGCAAGTCGCTCGTATCTCGATGCCAAGGCGATCGCCACCCTCACCTACCTGCACAACGGAAAACTGGATTACCCGGCTCGGGTGCTGGGCTACATGCAGGACCCTGAACTGCACGGGTTGATTTACGGCGGTCATCAACCGAATCCAGACATCACTGTTTAA
- a CDS encoding glucose-6-phosphate isomerase, which translates to MSFPDFNASDAHIQWQRFCDLGWYHDDLGVWLDISRMHVNAADLQALQPRMDKAFAAMQELEAGAIANPDEQRQVGHYWLRTPELAPSSELQQHISREIDLIAAFGRDVINGTIKAPNGETFTDVLWIGIGGSGLGPALMIKALQNPGEGLPFHFFDNVDPDGMSNVLAGLKGRLDRTLVVTVSKSGGTPEPHLGLEQARHRLVAAGGQWAGQAVAVTMLDSKLDQQAQAEGWLKRFDMFDWVGGRTSITSAVGLLPGALIGSDIRDFLTGASQMDAATRAADLRRNPAALMAASWYVAGGGRGQRDMVVLPYRDRLEVFSRYLQQLVMESLGKRLDRNGEVVHQGIAVYGNKGSTDQHAYVQQLRDGVDNFFATFIEVLEDASDIPTIDGECPGDFLDGFLQGTRSALTEGGRQSMTISMRRFDSRRLGALIALFERAVGLYGELVNINAYHQPGVEAGKKAAAAILGLQGRVEAILADGVARSADEIRLALGDGTDESIFWILRHLTGNQRGFSAQGDWSQPASMRFSKG; encoded by the coding sequence ATGAGCTTTCCGGATTTCAACGCTTCCGACGCTCATATTCAGTGGCAACGCTTCTGCGACCTCGGCTGGTATCACGATGATCTGGGCGTCTGGCTCGACATCAGCCGGATGCACGTGAACGCCGCAGACCTGCAGGCTCTGCAGCCTCGGATGGACAAGGCTTTCGCTGCAATGCAGGAGCTGGAAGCCGGTGCAATCGCCAACCCAGATGAGCAGCGCCAGGTGGGTCACTACTGGCTGCGCACCCCCGAACTCGCCCCCTCCTCAGAGCTGCAACAGCACATTTCCAGGGAAATCGATCTGATCGCAGCCTTCGGGCGCGATGTGATCAACGGAACGATCAAGGCGCCCAACGGTGAAACCTTCACCGATGTGCTCTGGATCGGCATCGGCGGCAGTGGTCTTGGCCCCGCCTTGATGATCAAGGCCCTGCAGAACCCAGGCGAGGGTCTCCCGTTTCATTTCTTCGACAACGTCGACCCCGACGGGATGAGCAACGTCCTGGCGGGATTGAAGGGTCGTCTTGACCGCACGTTGGTGGTGACGGTGAGCAAGTCGGGGGGCACCCCTGAACCCCACCTCGGATTGGAGCAGGCCCGCCATCGCCTTGTGGCCGCTGGTGGCCAGTGGGCCGGTCAGGCCGTTGCCGTGACGATGCTCGATAGCAAGCTGGATCAGCAGGCCCAGGCCGAGGGGTGGCTCAAGCGCTTTGACATGTTCGATTGGGTGGGGGGACGCACCAGCATCACCAGTGCCGTTGGTCTGCTGCCCGGTGCCCTGATCGGTAGCGACATCCGCGACTTCCTCACCGGCGCATCTCAGATGGATGCCGCCACCCGCGCAGCGGATCTACGCCGCAATCCAGCGGCCCTGATGGCCGCGTCCTGGTATGTGGCCGGTGGGGGGCGAGGTCAGCGTGACATGGTTGTTCTGCCATACCGCGATCGCCTGGAGGTGTTCAGCCGCTACCTCCAGCAGCTGGTGATGGAATCCCTGGGCAAGCGCCTGGATCGCAACGGTGAGGTCGTTCACCAGGGCATCGCTGTTTACGGCAACAAAGGCTCTACCGACCAGCACGCCTATGTGCAGCAACTGCGCGATGGTGTCGACAACTTCTTCGCAACGTTCATCGAGGTGCTCGAGGACGCGAGCGATATCCCCACGATTGACGGGGAATGCCCTGGCGACTTCCTCGATGGTTTCCTGCAGGGCACCCGCTCAGCCCTCACCGAGGGTGGGCGCCAGAGCATGACGATCAGCATGCGCCGCTTTGATTCACGCCGTCTCGGTGCATTGATCGCTCTGTTCGAGCGCGCCGTCGGTCTCTATGGCGAACTTGTGAACATCAACGCCTACCACCAGCCCGGCGTTGAAGCCGGCAAGAAGGCGGCGGCGGCGATTCTTGGCCTGCAAGGCCGTGTGGAGGCGATCCTGGCCGACGGTGTGGCCCGTTCCGCCGATGAGATCCGCCTGGCCCTCGGGGATGGCACCGACGAATCCATCTTCTGGATCCTGCGTCACCTCACCGGCAACCAGCGTGGTTTCAGTGCCCAGGGCGACTGGAGCCAGCCCGCCTCGATGCGCTTCAGCAAAGGCTGA